The nucleotide sequence AATCCCCGATTTTTCTGATGAATAATTTTGATCCGAGGATCGTTAAATTGTTGGCAAATTTCAATACTGCGATCCGGGGATTCATCATCAACAATAATAATTTCGAGATCACAATAGGTTTGAGCTAAAACTGACTCAAGAGTCTGCTTAATATAAATTTCAGCATTGTAGGTAGGTATAATAACAGAAACAAGCTTCATGTTTTTAAATTCTAGAAATAATTACTAAAAGAAAACTATCTTTTTAACCTTATTTTATTAATAACTGATTTGTGGCTCAGAGGGTTGTGATCTAAATCACTTATCTAAGTGAATGATATAAATAATGCTGACTAAAAAATACCGTTTAAACACTTAATTTTTATCAAAAAAAATATTGAATAATAATTTATTATCGGTTTTCCGTAAGTTATATTTACTTATTATTTTTGTAATAGTAATTAATTTTAATGACTATCCAAATTGTTTGAATTGCTGAAAAATGACATAAATTCTTAGATAATCTAAATATTTAGCAAAATTTCACAGATGAGCTTTTAAGCAGAAGTTTTTACTTTTTTTTGGAAAAATTATTAAAACTTTACCAAAAAAATTAAATTTTACCCAAAAAATATGATTAGTATAAGTCATCGCAGGACAAAAAGTTTATAAATTAATAAGAGCAATTTACGGTTAAAACAAATTAATACATATTTTTCACAATAAAAGAAAAACTTATTTATATTTATGTTTTTAGAGGATTATGTTTTAATTTATTTGATTAAAATTAATTTTTATTGATGAGTTTGATTAAAAAACAGGGCAGTAGTCTCCTACTCAGATCTTGCACCTGTGTCTAATGGTATTGGTGAGGGTAGGGTGTGGGGTGTAGGGTATGGGGCGTAGTGGAAGTAGGGGCCCAAAAATAATAAAAAAGGAGAGCGTTAATCATAAGACTGCGAACAAGAGCTTCATAATTGTACAATCTCTTTAATTTTTCTATTCCCTACACCCCACGATGCTCCGCGCTACGCACAGTCGCTTGTGCTAGGAGGTCACCCGACAACGGCACTCAACATAGCGAGGTTTTCTCGCCATCCGTGCCTCCCCCACACCCGCTCTCAACAGGAAAATTGGTTGGTGCAAGATCTGAGTCCTAGGGAGCAGGTCAAACTCACAGAACTTTTGTACTAATTTAACGCTCCTTTCTGTATTTCAGACTATTCCTATTCAACATAATATAGATTTTCTTCAAAATTGTCAGGCGCAAGATAAGAGAAACTCATCATTTTAAAATCGCTATAATCACTGATATGATTGACCCTAAATTAAGAGTTATTTAATCATCTCTTCTGTATTTTCTACCTGTTCAATTAAAAAAAAATGCTAGATAATAAAAGCTGAGGATTTTAAAACCGACAAAGATCCTTCTCATTTTTTAGATAAAATTTGCTCAAAATATCAATATTTTTATATTTTAGGAAATTTTGTGACATTTAATTCCTAATTTTTGACATTTTCAGCTTTTGCCCGCTTCTAAATTGTCTAAAATCAAATTAAATTAAAAATCGTTAACAAATGACTTTTTTAAATCAAAATAATCCTAATTTTCAAGTTTTAGAGACGAAAATTTATACTCCCGATGGACAAGAATTTATTATTAAAGGAACCAATATGTTTGCTTGGGAGGGAACCTCTAATGTCAATTCTTATCTAAATAATTGGGGATTTAACACGATTAGAGTTCCGAATTACCTATTGGGCACTTATAATCAGCCTAATCCGGCTTTAAATAAATATGCCAGCGACCATCGGATTGTTGATGCTTTTACCAGTCAGAGGGCAGTAGTAATTTTTGATGCTCATGATCGCATCGGCTGTTATTATACGGGCAATGATTTTGAAATTCTCAAAAATTATTGGCGGGATATGGCGCGAGAATTTGGTAATAATCCCTATGTTTGGTTTAATTTACAAAATGAGCCAGGAAATGGTTGGGCTAATCCTAGTCAATGGGTAAGTTACCACCGTGAATTGATTGATATTATTCGCTCCCAAGGTGCTAACAATCTGATTATCGTTGACGGAGAAGCTTGGGGTCAAGATTACCGGACGCAAACGATTCCTAACCACGCTCTCGAAATCATGGAAGGTAACGAAAATATTCTCTTTTCAATTCATGCTTACGATCAGTGGAATGGACAAAATATTGGTCAATACTTTGATATCTTACACAACCAGGGCATTCCTATTATGGTTGGTGAATATGGCTCGGAAAATGCAGGACGAAATACTTTAGATGCTACTCGCCGCATGATGGAAGCCGTTCAACAACGCGAGATAGGTCGAATCGTTTGGGTGGCTAAAGCGAATGATGCTAACGATCTTACCTACGGGCCTGGAGGCAACGCTGAGTATTTTAATGGCACTAATTCAGAAATTCTGACCAGTTTAGGAAACATTGTTTGGACAGATTTGCAAAGGAGAGAAGATTTAGAACAATATTCAGGTGGCTTCATAACAAGTTTTTCTGAAACTGGGACTGAAAATATTTTCGCTCTGAACTCCCCTCAGAGCAATATTAAGAATGCTTTCAACGACTCTCAGCTTTTAGTCGAAGATTTGAAAAACGATAACCTCATGGGTAATAATGATATTAATCACTTTGTTATAGCTCCAAACTTCCAAGTTAATACAAATGGTGGCTTTGAAGATAATCAAAACCAAAATATAATTCAGTTATTAGACCCCATAAAATTGGGTATTTTAGACAATTCATCTGAAATAAGCAATTATCGTGATAATATTTTTAATAACTATTTGATTGAGCCACAGTTGATTAATCATACTAATATTAATTTCCTTGCGTCCACGAAATTTTTTTTAGCTAAACTTCGTTTTAATTTGTTATAAACCTATCACAATAAGTAAAATTAATGTTGGTTACAATTAAAAAATATCAGAACTTATTTTTTTTCCTTTTAATCCTTTTTATGAGTTATACTTTACTAGGAGAATTTTTTTATTTG is from Gloeothece verrucosa PCC 7822 and encodes:
- a CDS encoding glycoside hydrolase family 5 protein, which translates into the protein MTFLNQNNPNFQVLETKIYTPDGQEFIIKGTNMFAWEGTSNVNSYLNNWGFNTIRVPNYLLGTYNQPNPALNKYASDHRIVDAFTSQRAVVIFDAHDRIGCYYTGNDFEILKNYWRDMAREFGNNPYVWFNLQNEPGNGWANPSQWVSYHRELIDIIRSQGANNLIIVDGEAWGQDYRTQTIPNHALEIMEGNENILFSIHAYDQWNGQNIGQYFDILHNQGIPIMVGEYGSENAGRNTLDATRRMMEAVQQREIGRIVWVAKANDANDLTYGPGGNAEYFNGTNSEILTSLGNIVWTDLQRREDLEQYSGGFITSFSETGTENIFALNSPQSNIKNAFNDSQLLVEDLKNDNLMGNNDINHFVIAPNFQVNTNGGFEDNQNQNIIQLLDPIKLGILDNSSEISNYRDNIFNNYLIEPQLINHTNINFLASTKFFLAKLRFNLL